A single window of Gemmatimonadota bacterium DNA harbors:
- a CDS encoding SMC family ATPase: protein MKPLRLRMQAFGPYPGTETLDFADLLGQSLFLIHGPTGSGKTTLLDAICFALYGVASGGRDERKGADMRSDWADPETATEVEFEFSLGARSYRVMRAPRQERPRKRGAGTTTAPDSATLWEITDAGPENPEGRVLADGARKVTTHAEELLGLEERQFRQVILLPQGQFRRLLLADSKGREEILQRLFHTGLYRRIEVALKEKAAVLKKEVGSLRDRRSTVLEQAGADSGDALRTQEEALLAEMNRHALQVEKLGKLAAEAEKRLSAGHEDAKKLEEVVAAGTARKAVADRGEKIDADRRDLARARKAEPLVPVLASLAKRAEEAGDAARRFADAESALTKAEGEKKETEDRLARERKRDPDRRKAAARVTELDALTGKVAGIEAAREASRKARGKATEAAEKKETLAARITRADTRLKELREELDRVRKTASGAEGLSVRVVAARRAHEDRVRLEKLDKALTTARKEQEGFATSLECAEKELTSAKALREKREAAWQKGQAAHLARGLADGEACPVCGSQEHPDPARAAKDLPTEAGVTDARDAEAAASDALADLRDEAAEAGLAVASLDSTRSTLAGGLGDAASREPGALAEERKVLEDSAEEADLARTRVESLLEDVKTAEKAREGLGSDHAELEKEGRSLAEAAAAADAVSAEKQEAIPEELRPEGALEAGLAAAREEADALECALTDARKEAEDAKEATAGAKAERASALGADKAARKQHEKQASAAGEKLAEAGFASESEQGAAVRSEAVVDALDGRIREHDRALTAARERVRLAKEAADGIAAPDIPALREVADRAGAAHDDANEAAGGMRANREQMGAWLADLAKTAEKLTDREERHGVVGRVAEIANGKGANAPGIAFQRFVLGAFLDHALRVATDRLRVMSSGRFELRRASERVDGRRAGGLDLAVNDTYTGVERPVATLSGGESFLAALSLALGLAEVVQSYSGGVRLETLFVDEGFGTLDTESLELAMKALSEIQATGRLVGIISHVSELRTQVPARLEITRGRRGSSARFVV from the coding sequence ATGAAGCCGCTTCGCCTCCGCATGCAGGCCTTCGGCCCGTACCCGGGCACAGAGACGCTGGACTTCGCGGATCTGTTGGGGCAGTCGCTCTTCCTGATTCACGGACCGACGGGTTCGGGGAAGACCACGCTGCTCGACGCCATCTGCTTCGCGCTTTACGGAGTGGCGTCCGGCGGGCGGGACGAGCGAAAAGGCGCGGACATGCGAAGCGACTGGGCGGACCCGGAGACCGCGACGGAGGTGGAGTTCGAGTTTTCGCTGGGTGCAAGAAGCTATCGCGTGATGCGGGCACCCCGGCAGGAGCGTCCCAGAAAGCGCGGCGCCGGAACGACCACCGCTCCCGATTCCGCGACACTCTGGGAGATCACCGACGCAGGGCCGGAGAATCCGGAAGGTCGCGTGCTTGCGGACGGGGCGCGGAAGGTCACCACGCATGCGGAGGAGTTGCTCGGGCTCGAGGAGCGGCAGTTCCGGCAGGTCATCCTCCTGCCGCAGGGTCAGTTCCGGAGGCTCCTCCTTGCGGACTCGAAGGGTCGCGAGGAGATCCTCCAGCGGCTCTTCCACACGGGGCTCTACCGTCGGATCGAAGTGGCGCTGAAGGAGAAGGCGGCCGTGCTCAAGAAGGAAGTGGGCAGCCTGAGAGACCGGCGGAGCACCGTGCTGGAGCAGGCGGGGGCGGATTCCGGGGACGCGCTTCGCACGCAGGAAGAGGCGCTTCTCGCGGAGATGAACAGGCACGCCCTCCAGGTTGAGAAACTGGGGAAACTGGCGGCCGAAGCGGAGAAGCGGCTGTCCGCGGGGCATGAGGACGCGAAGAAACTGGAGGAAGTGGTGGCGGCCGGGACGGCGCGGAAGGCCGTGGCGGACCGCGGGGAGAAGATCGATGCGGACCGACGGGATCTGGCCCGGGCACGGAAGGCGGAGCCGCTGGTTCCGGTGCTGGCGAGTCTCGCGAAGCGTGCGGAAGAAGCCGGGGACGCGGCCCGGAGATTCGCCGACGCGGAATCAGCCCTGACGAAGGCCGAGGGCGAGAAGAAGGAGACTGAGGACCGCCTTGCGCGGGAGCGGAAGCGGGATCCCGACCGCAGGAAGGCGGCCGCGCGTGTGACGGAACTCGACGCGCTCACCGGGAAGGTCGCCGGGATCGAGGCCGCGCGGGAAGCATCGCGGAAGGCGAGGGGCAAGGCCACCGAGGCGGCGGAGAAGAAAGAGACACTGGCGGCTCGGATCACCAGGGCGGACACCCGGCTGAAAGAACTGCGCGAGGAACTGGACCGTGTGCGGAAGACGGCCTCCGGAGCCGAGGGCCTGTCCGTGCGTGTCGTGGCGGCGCGTCGTGCGCACGAGGATCGCGTGAGGCTTGAGAAACTGGATAAGGCACTCACGACCGCGCGGAAAGAGCAGGAGGGGTTCGCCACAAGTCTGGAGTGCGCGGAGAAGGAACTCACCTCGGCGAAGGCTCTTCGGGAGAAGCGGGAGGCCGCGTGGCAGAAGGGGCAGGCGGCGCACCTCGCGAGGGGGCTGGCGGACGGGGAAGCGTGTCCCGTGTGCGGATCACAGGAGCACCCGGACCCCGCGCGTGCGGCGAAGGATCTCCCGACAGAGGCGGGCGTGACCGACGCCCGTGACGCGGAAGCGGCGGCTTCCGACGCGCTGGCCGACCTTCGCGACGAGGCAGCGGAGGCGGGTCTGGCCGTGGCCTCGCTGGATTCCACGCGAAGCACGCTTGCCGGGGGATTGGGTGACGCCGCATCGCGGGAACCGGGTGCGCTGGCGGAGGAACGGAAAGTGCTGGAGGATTCCGCGGAAGAGGCGGACCTTGCCCGGACGCGGGTGGAGTCTCTTCTGGAGGATGTGAAGACGGCGGAGAAAGCGCGGGAGGGTCTCGGCTCGGATCATGCCGAGCTGGAGAAGGAGGGCCGAAGCCTCGCGGAAGCGGCCGCCGCGGCCGACGCGGTGTCCGCGGAGAAGCAGGAGGCCATCCCGGAGGAGCTTCGCCCCGAAGGCGCGCTGGAGGCCGGGCTCGCTGCCGCGCGCGAGGAAGCGGACGCGCTGGAGTGCGCGCTGACCGATGCGCGGAAAGAGGCCGAGGACGCGAAGGAAGCCACCGCGGGAGCGAAGGCGGAGCGCGCGTCCGCGCTTGGGGCGGACAAGGCGGCCCGGAAGCAGCACGAGAAGCAGGCGAGCGCGGCCGGAGAGAAGCTCGCCGAAGCGGGGTTTGCGAGCGAAAGCGAACAGGGCGCGGCGGTCCGCTCGGAAGCGGTGGTCGATGCGCTCGACGGACGGATTCGCGAACACGACCGGGCGCTCACGGCGGCCCGGGAGCGTGTCCGGCTTGCGAAAGAGGCAGCCGACGGGATCGCCGCGCCGGACATCCCCGCGCTGCGGGAGGTCGCCGATCGCGCGGGGGCCGCCCACGACGACGCGAACGAAGCGGCGGGCGGGATGCGGGCGAATCGGGAGCAGATGGGTGCATGGCTCGCCGACCTCGCGAAGACCGCGGAGAAGCTCACCGACCGCGAGGAACGCCACGGCGTCGTCGGGCGTGTCGCAGAGATCGCCAACGGAAAAGGCGCGAACGCGCCGGGCATTGCCTTCCAGCGGTTTGTTCTCGGAGCCTTTCTTGACCACGCGCTTCGGGTTGCCACGGATCGTCTCCGCGTGATGAGTTCCGGCCGGTTCGAGCTGCGCCGCGCTTCAGAGCGCGTTGACGGCCGCCGCGCGGGGGGGCTGGATCTTGCGGTCAACGACACCTACACGGGCGTCGAGCGTCCGGTCGCCACGCTTTCCGGCGGCGAGAGCTTCCTCGCGGCGCTGTCGCTGGCACTGGGCCTGGCGGAGGTCGTGCAGTCGTACTCGGGCGGCGTGCGCCTGGAGACCCTCTTTGTCGACGAAGGATTCGGCACGCTGGACACGGAGTCGCTGGAACTCGCAATGAAGGCGCTTTCAGAGATTCAGGCCACGGGACGGCTGGTCGGAATCATCTCCCATGTCTCCGAACTGAGGACGCAGGTTCCGGCCCGGCTGGAGATCACTCGCGGACGGCGCGGCAGTTCGGCCCGCTTCGTCGTCTGA
- a CDS encoding exonuclease SbcCD subunit D → MRILHTADWHIGRLFHGIHLTEDQAHILDGFVEIVRDTRPDVVVIAGDIYDRAVPPPSAVELLGDVLDRLVREEKVPVLAIAGNHDGGTRLRFLSGMLREQGLHLAGDVRHPVPSPVFADADGPVRFHLIPYADPPLAREALADDSLMDHDAALGALLDRARAGASAGERQVAVAHAFVAGGEETESERKLVVGGSALVEASRFDGFDYVALGHLHRPQTAGRDSARYSGSLYPYSFDEAAHGKSVALVEMDATGACRVECLPLPARRAVRRVEGSLKDILRDARADPARDDYLCVRLADRGAILDPMGQLREVYPNILHVERPLEEVPGGSGLVIGPGARKMSPEELFTAFHAEVTGQDLTEAERAALVEVVEEMDRRDREVDA, encoded by the coding sequence ATGCGTATCCTGCACACAGCCGACTGGCACATTGGACGCCTCTTCCACGGCATCCACCTGACGGAAGACCAGGCGCACATTCTGGACGGTTTCGTGGAGATCGTTCGAGATACCCGCCCGGATGTCGTCGTGATCGCGGGGGACATCTACGATCGCGCCGTCCCTCCTCCGTCCGCGGTTGAGCTTCTGGGCGATGTGCTGGACCGCCTCGTGCGCGAAGAGAAGGTTCCCGTGCTGGCCATCGCCGGAAACCACGACGGAGGAACGCGCCTCCGCTTTCTCTCGGGGATGCTGCGGGAGCAGGGGCTGCATCTCGCCGGGGATGTGCGCCATCCCGTGCCGTCGCCCGTCTTCGCCGACGCTGACGGCCCGGTGCGCTTCCACCTGATTCCGTACGCGGACCCGCCTCTCGCTCGCGAAGCGCTGGCCGACGACTCCCTCATGGACCACGACGCCGCGCTCGGTGCGCTTCTCGATCGGGCACGGGCGGGAGCATCTGCCGGAGAGCGGCAGGTGGCCGTCGCCCACGCGTTTGTGGCGGGCGGAGAGGAGACCGAGTCCGAGCGGAAGCTCGTGGTCGGCGGGAGTGCGCTGGTGGAGGCGTCTCGCTTTGACGGATTCGACTATGTCGCCCTCGGGCACCTCCACCGTCCGCAGACGGCAGGCCGGGACTCGGCTCGCTACTCGGGGTCCCTCTATCCCTACTCGTTTGATGAAGCGGCGCACGGGAAGTCGGTCGCGCTGGTGGAGATGGACGCCACCGGCGCCTGCCGCGTGGAGTGCCTTCCGTTGCCCGCGCGGCGGGCGGTTCGTCGCGTGGAAGGTTCGCTGAAGGACATCCTGCGCGATGCCCGTGCCGACCCCGCCCGGGACGACTACCTCTGCGTGCGACTGGCCGACCGCGGCGCGATCCTGGATCCCATGGGTCAGCTTCGCGAGGTCTATCCGAACATCCTTCATGTGGAGCGGCCTCTGGAAGAAGTGCCGGGCGGCAGCGGGCTGGTCATCGGTCCCGGTGCGCGGAAGATGAGTCCGGAGGAACTCTTCACCGCCTTCCACGCGGAAGTGACCGGTCAGGACCTCACCGAAGCGGAACGCGCCGCCCTCGTCGAAGTCGTGGAGGAGATGGACCGCCGGGATCGCGAGGTGGACGCATGA
- a CDS encoding helix-turn-helix domain-containing protein has protein sequence MRGRETTVVRNDGGELLVLVTASRLLDQREEAARILGVHRTTLWRRMRNLGVE, from the coding sequence GTGCGTGGGCGGGAAACGACAGTGGTCCGCAATGATGGCGGCGAGCTCCTCGTGCTGGTGACGGCGAGTCGCCTGCTGGATCAGCGCGAGGAAGCCGCGCGGATTCTCGGGGTCCACCGGACCACTCTCTGGCGACGCATGCGGAACCTCGGCGTGGAGTGA
- a CDS encoding MMPL family transporter, whose translation MKKLLVGFSLDHPKWVIGITLAFTLALGLQIPRIHIDTDPENMLPADESVRLFHDEVKEVFGLHDLIVLGIVREEGVFRPETLERVARITEGILDLEGVIEDDLLAPTEVDDIFTTADGILRVDTLMDEVPESPEEARRILAQIGKNPVLRGKLASDDGKTMAVFIPLESKDRAREVAAGIRELIAAEGGDEEYHLAGIPLAEDTFGAEMFIQMAVSAPAAMLLIFLLMLYFFRKPMIIAAPMIVAMMSVIWTMGLLIGLGFTVHIMSSMIPIFLMPIAVLDSIHMITEFHERYPSSRSMRQTISDTMDELFVPMIFTSLTTVVGFVSLILTPIPPVQVFGAFVAFGIAVAWFLSMTFAVSFAALIPEKRLKNFGELPESRDWMRHAMHAVRRVSTSRAKPIVAVGALLFVVALVGLTRIEVNDNPVKWFKPGHSLRVADAVLNEHLAGTYMAYLSVESEEDGGFTNPDALRFVQNLQAHLGEHPNVGGTTSIADIVEKVRLEMTGERAAGIPDTREEIAQYLFLYEISGGDPDDLFKFITPESDRTVVWVQMRRGENREVASVLAAADEFLSANPHPGLTTHWAGLPYINVIWQQKMVAGMGKALAGSFAIVLVMMSLLFRSIRIGILSMIPLTATIAAVYGFIGFAGKPYDMPIAVLSSLTLGLSIDFAIHFLQRAREILRETGDLAETMRQLFEAPSHAIARNILVIALGFVPMFFSNLVPYITVSAFFFAIMVVSGATTMFSLPAIISLTGGRVLGVGQRKGRSV comes from the coding sequence ATGAAAAAGCTGCTGGTCGGATTCTCGCTGGACCACCCGAAGTGGGTGATCGGGATCACGCTCGCGTTCACCCTGGCGCTGGGCCTTCAGATTCCGCGCATCCACATCGACACCGACCCGGAGAACATGCTCCCGGCGGACGAGTCCGTGCGCCTGTTCCACGACGAAGTGAAAGAGGTCTTCGGGCTGCACGACCTGATCGTTCTGGGGATCGTCCGCGAGGAAGGCGTCTTCCGGCCGGAAACGCTGGAGAGGGTGGCGCGGATTACGGAAGGGATTCTGGATCTTGAAGGAGTGATCGAGGACGACCTTCTCGCGCCCACGGAAGTGGACGACATCTTCACGACCGCCGACGGGATTCTCCGCGTGGACACGCTGATGGACGAAGTCCCGGAGTCCCCGGAGGAAGCGCGGCGAATCCTCGCGCAGATCGGGAAGAACCCCGTGCTTCGCGGCAAGCTGGCCTCGGACGACGGGAAGACGATGGCCGTCTTCATTCCGCTGGAGTCGAAGGACCGTGCGCGGGAAGTGGCGGCGGGAATCCGGGAACTGATCGCGGCGGAGGGCGGCGACGAGGAATACCACCTCGCCGGAATCCCGCTGGCCGAGGACACCTTCGGAGCGGAGATGTTCATTCAGATGGCTGTCTCCGCCCCTGCGGCGATGCTCCTGATCTTCCTGCTCATGCTCTACTTCTTCCGCAAGCCCATGATCATCGCGGCGCCCATGATCGTCGCGATGATGAGCGTCATCTGGACGATGGGACTGCTCATCGGGCTGGGCTTCACGGTCCACATCATGAGTTCGATGATCCCGATCTTCCTGATGCCGATCGCGGTCCTGGACTCCATTCACATGATCACCGAGTTCCACGAACGCTATCCGTCTTCGCGGAGCATGCGCCAGACCATCTCGGACACCATGGACGAACTCTTCGTCCCGATGATCTTCACCTCGCTGACGACCGTGGTGGGCTTCGTCTCGCTGATCCTGACGCCGATCCCGCCCGTTCAGGTGTTCGGCGCGTTCGTCGCATTCGGGATTGCGGTCGCGTGGTTCCTGTCGATGACCTTCGCCGTGTCCTTCGCCGCGCTCATCCCGGAGAAGAGGCTGAAGAACTTCGGCGAGCTGCCGGAGAGCCGCGACTGGATGCGCCATGCCATGCACGCCGTGCGGCGGGTCTCCACTTCACGCGCAAAGCCGATCGTGGCCGTCGGGGCGCTTCTCTTCGTGGTGGCGCTTGTCGGGTTGACGCGGATCGAGGTCAACGACAACCCGGTGAAGTGGTTCAAGCCGGGACACTCGCTGCGCGTGGCGGACGCGGTACTGAACGAACACCTTGCGGGGACCTACATGGCGTACCTGTCGGTGGAGTCGGAGGAAGACGGCGGGTTCACCAACCCCGACGCCCTGCGCTTCGTCCAGAATCTGCAGGCGCACCTCGGGGAGCACCCGAATGTCGGGGGCACCACTTCCATTGCGGACATCGTGGAAAAGGTCCGGCTGGAGATGACGGGCGAGCGTGCCGCGGGCATTCCGGACACCCGGGAGGAGATCGCGCAGTACCTCTTCCTCTACGAGATCTCCGGCGGCGACCCGGACGATCTCTTCAAGTTCATCACGCCTGAAAGCGACCGCACCGTAGTGTGGGTACAGATGCGCCGGGGTGAGAACCGCGAGGTCGCCAGCGTGCTCGCCGCGGCAGACGAGTTCCTGTCGGCGAACCCTCACCCGGGGCTCACGACGCACTGGGCCGGACTTCCCTACATCAATGTCATCTGGCAACAGAAGATGGTGGCGGGCATGGGAAAGGCGCTCGCGGGGAGCTTCGCGATCGTCCTGGTCATGATGTCACTGCTCTTCCGGTCGATCCGGATCGGCATCCTGTCGATGATCCCGCTGACTGCCACGATCGCCGCCGTATATGGCTTCATCGGATTCGCGGGCAAGCCGTACGACATGCCGATCGCGGTCCTGTCTTCGCTGACGCTGGGCCTGTCGATCGACTTCGCCATCCACTTCCTGCAGCGGGCACGGGAGATCCTGCGTGAGACCGGCGACCTTGCCGAGACCATGCGGCAACTCTTCGAAGCCCCGTCCCACGCGATTGCCCGGAACATCCTGGTGATCGCGCTGGGGTTCGTCCCGATGTTCTTTTCGAACCTCGTGCCCTACATCACCGTGAGCGCGTTCTTCTTCGCGATCATGGTGGTGAGCGGCGCCACGACCATGTTCTCACTCCCGGCCATCATCTCGCTGACCGGCGGACGCGTGCTGGGTGTGGGACAACGCAAAGGGAGATCCGTATGA
- a CDS encoding outer membrane lipoprotein-sorting protein: protein MKGIALAGAVLAATAFPGGTGAADTPQAEDIMKSAHMNLYYPGDDGRAFVRMTMTDKRGKTREREFVMVRRDLEDGGAQKYFVYFLKPADVRRTAFMVWKDPQKDDSRWIYVPAIDLVKRISAKDKGSSFVGSDFSYEDVSGRHWTDDDHAITGEEEIDGTACWIVESTPRGKDSFSRKVSWVSKEDAIAVREEYYDRKDRRVRVLTAGEIRVVDGHRTVTKRTARNEKKNHTTTVEFFDIAYDLGVDEKVFTERYLKNPPGDLVSR from the coding sequence ATGAAGGGCATCGCTCTGGCGGGGGCCGTCCTGGCGGCGACCGCCTTCCCCGGGGGCACCGGGGCGGCGGACACGCCGCAAGCCGAGGACATCATGAAGAGCGCGCACATGAACCTCTACTATCCGGGAGACGACGGGCGGGCGTTCGTGCGCATGACCATGACGGACAAGCGCGGAAAGACACGCGAGCGCGAGTTCGTCATGGTACGCCGCGATCTGGAGGACGGCGGAGCGCAGAAGTACTTCGTGTACTTCCTCAAACCGGCCGATGTGCGGCGGACCGCGTTCATGGTCTGGAAGGATCCGCAGAAGGACGACTCACGGTGGATCTATGTCCCGGCCATCGACCTTGTGAAGAGAATCTCGGCGAAGGACAAGGGTTCGTCGTTTGTCGGCAGCGACTTCTCCTACGAGGATGTCTCCGGACGACACTGGACTGATGACGACCACGCCATTACCGGTGAGGAGGAAATCGACGGGACCGCGTGCTGGATCGTCGAGAGCACGCCGCGGGGGAAGGACTCCTTTTCGAGAAAGGTGAGCTGGGTGTCGAAGGAGGACGCGATCGCGGTGCGGGAAGAGTACTACGATCGCAAGGACCGACGGGTGCGCGTGCTGACCGCCGGAGAGATCCGCGTCGTGGACGGGCACCGAACCGTCACAAAGCGGACGGCCCGGAACGAGAAGAAGAACCATACGACCACGGTGGAGTTCTTCGATATCGCGTACGACCTCGGGGTCGACGAGAAGGTCTTTACGGAACGATACCTCAAGAACCCACCCGGAGATCTTGTCTCCCGGTAG
- a CDS encoding sigma 54-interacting transcriptional regulator: MSLARAAMPLSIPAARPAPFSEAARRVLPVVGRSRASLELLGLVESLAGTSANVLVTGESGSGKELVARLLHETGERPGRYLAHNCAALAEGTLESDLFGHVAGAFTGAAGNRRGLFEEADGGTLFLDEIGEIAPGVQVRLLRALQEGEIKRVGESTPRRVSVRVIAATNRNLAAEVRAGKFREDLFYRLNGITVRVPALRERRGDIPLFVRHFVECSVRGGEPLEDVLGPEVLEALVACDWPGNLRQLANEVQRVAIVTRGRGPATPASLSPEVLAGRAGPPPVPAGGSFRERVNGAQREILLGSLRRNRWNKAQTARSLGISRQGLIKMIRRLGLPSDPAGEGGSGAA, translated from the coding sequence ATGTCCCTCGCTCGTGCCGCCATGCCGTTGTCCATCCCCGCCGCCCGCCCCGCCCCCTTCTCCGAGGCCGCGCGGCGAGTCCTGCCCGTTGTCGGCCGCAGTCGCGCATCCCTGGAACTGCTGGGTCTTGTGGAATCGCTCGCGGGGACGAGCGCCAATGTTCTGGTGACGGGCGAGAGCGGCTCCGGGAAGGAACTGGTGGCGCGGCTTCTTCATGAGACGGGGGAACGCCCCGGTCGCTATCTGGCTCACAACTGTGCCGCGCTCGCGGAGGGGACGCTGGAGAGCGACCTCTTCGGGCATGTCGCCGGAGCGTTCACGGGGGCTGCCGGGAATCGGCGCGGCCTCTTCGAAGAGGCGGATGGCGGCACCCTCTTCCTGGACGAGATCGGGGAGATCGCGCCGGGCGTGCAGGTTCGTCTTCTGCGTGCGCTTCAGGAAGGGGAGATCAAGCGCGTGGGGGAATCCACGCCGCGCCGGGTGAGCGTGCGGGTGATCGCCGCGACCAACCGGAATCTGGCGGCCGAGGTGCGCGCGGGGAAGTTCCGCGAGGATCTGTTTTACCGGCTGAACGGGATCACCGTGCGTGTCCCCGCGCTTCGCGAAAGGCGGGGGGACATTCCGCTGTTCGTCCGGCACTTTGTGGAGTGCTCCGTCCGTGGGGGGGAGCCGCTGGAGGATGTCCTGGGGCCGGAAGTCCTGGAGGCGCTGGTCGCGTGTGACTGGCCGGGGAATCTGCGGCAGCTCGCGAACGAAGTCCAGCGCGTGGCCATCGTGACGCGCGGACGGGGGCCGGCGACCCCGGCGTCGCTCTCGCCGGAGGTTCTGGCGGGCCGTGCCGGGCCTCCTCCCGTGCCGGCAGGCGGGTCCTTCCGCGAAAGGGTGAACGGCGCGCAGCGGGAGATCCTCCTGGGCAGCCTTCGGCGGAACCGTTGGAACAAGGCGCAGACCGCGCGGAGTCTCGGGATTTCGCGGCAGGGGCTGATCAAGATGATCCGCAGGCTGGGGTTGCCTTCGGACCCGGCAGGAGAAGGGGGAAGCGGGGCTGCATAA
- the purM gene encoding phosphoribosylformylglycinamidine cyclo-ligase — protein sequence MLVEESPRSIQYKDAGVDVEAGERFVDRIRSAVQSTKTPGVLGEIGGFGGLFAPDLSGMAEPVLVSSADGVGTKLKLAFATGEHARVGGDLVRHCANDIAVLGARPLFFLDYLATGRLSDDVMAALVEGMAGACREEGIALLGGETAEMPGFYADGEYDAAAFIVGIADRARLLDGSGILPGDRLVGFPSSGLHTNGYSLARKIVEDTASLSLEATPACLGGETVADALLAPHLSYTKEMRALMADDSARVKGFAHITGGGIPGNLRRILPAGVDAVLNPGSWEEPAIFDLLREAGGVPEDDMRRAFNLGLGLVAVAGGETGAGLPVGSIVAGGGEVRFGPSRPAPESR from the coding sequence GTGCTTGTGGAGGAATCTCCCCGGTCCATCCAGTACAAGGACGCCGGTGTGGATGTCGAGGCCGGGGAACGGTTCGTCGATCGGATCCGATCGGCCGTGCAGTCCACAAAGACACCCGGAGTACTGGGGGAGATCGGCGGCTTCGGCGGGCTCTTCGCGCCGGATCTTTCCGGCATGGCGGAACCGGTTCTGGTGTCGTCCGCCGACGGCGTCGGGACGAAGCTCAAGCTGGCGTTCGCGACCGGAGAGCACGCGCGGGTCGGGGGAGATCTTGTTCGGCACTGCGCGAATGACATCGCGGTGCTTGGTGCGCGCCCGCTCTTCTTCCTGGACTACCTGGCGACCGGAAGACTCTCGGACGATGTGATGGCCGCGCTGGTCGAAGGCATGGCGGGTGCCTGCCGCGAGGAGGGGATTGCGCTCCTCGGCGGAGAGACGGCGGAGATGCCTGGGTTCTACGCGGATGGCGAATACGATGCGGCGGCGTTCATCGTGGGGATCGCGGATCGTGCGCGGCTTCTGGACGGCTCCGGGATCCTGCCGGGAGACCGGCTGGTCGGCTTCCCGTCGTCCGGGCTGCATACCAACGGCTACAGCCTGGCCCGGAAGATCGTGGAGGACACGGCGTCGCTGTCGCTGGAGGCCACGCCCGCGTGTCTCGGCGGGGAGACCGTTGCCGATGCGCTTCTCGCCCCCCACCTCTCCTACACGAAGGAGATGCGGGCGCTGATGGCGGATGATTCGGCGCGCGTGAAAGGCTTCGCGCACATTACCGGTGGCGGGATCCCCGGCAACCTCCGGCGCATTCTCCCGGCGGGCGTGGATGCCGTGCTGAATCCGGGTTCCTGGGAGGAACCGGCCATCTTCGATCTGCTGCGTGAGGCGGGCGGCGTGCCGGAAGACGACATGCGCCGCGCCTTCAACCTGGGACTCGGTCTCGTGGCCGTGGCGGGCGGAGAGACCGGCGCGGGGCTTCCCGTGGGGAGCATCGTCGCCGGGGGTGGAGAAGTGCGCTTCGGGCCTTCCCGGCCTGCCCCCGAGAGCCGCTGA